The Pseudomonas azotoformans genome has a segment encoding these proteins:
- a CDS encoding NAD(P)/FAD-dependent oxidoreductase, protein MPAWRNISLWMDQLDDPLLARPSLEQDLDVNVAIIGAGYTGLWTAYYLKRQAPELNIAIIEAQTAGFGASGRNGGWLMGNLLGEDRLLAGLNPEQRRASFDLLHAIPDEVAQVLAREGIDCDYRKGGALYCAARYPEQEGSLRSYLDKLYAQGLTEADYRWLSPQQLAEQIRIAKPYGGIYAPHVATINPAKLVRGLARVVESMGVTIYENSPVTHWQSGGLRTAKAGVRAAWVVPAVEGYANTLPPLGRYQLPVQSLIVATEPLPASTWDEIGLSHGQAFGESSRQVTYGQRSADNRLVFGARGGYQFAGKLRHNFDLTDSEVELRRYLFGELFPQLKHVKITHSWGGNLGMSRNFRPHMLCDHKTGIALSGGYGGEGVGATNLGGRTLADLILGRDTPLTHQPWVIRERGLDALKPWEPEPCRWLGYNAIIRSFVHEDQVLANPNTAPWRRKLATGVAGFMEGFMH, encoded by the coding sequence ATGCCGGCATGGCGCAACATCAGCTTATGGATGGACCAGTTGGATGACCCGCTGCTCGCGCGGCCATCGCTGGAGCAGGACCTGGACGTCAACGTGGCCATCATCGGCGCCGGTTATACCGGGTTGTGGACCGCGTATTACCTGAAACGCCAGGCGCCCGAACTGAACATCGCGATCATCGAGGCGCAAACCGCCGGCTTTGGCGCCTCCGGCCGCAATGGGGGTTGGCTGATGGGCAACCTGCTGGGCGAGGACCGCTTGTTGGCAGGCCTGAACCCCGAACAGCGCCGCGCCTCGTTTGACCTGCTGCATGCGATCCCTGATGAAGTCGCCCAAGTGCTGGCGCGTGAAGGTATCGACTGCGACTACCGCAAGGGCGGCGCGCTGTACTGCGCCGCGCGTTACCCCGAGCAGGAAGGCAGCCTGCGCAGTTACCTCGACAAACTCTACGCCCAGGGCCTGACCGAAGCCGACTATCGCTGGCTCAGCCCGCAGCAACTGGCTGAACAGATTCGTATCGCCAAGCCTTATGGCGGTATCTATGCACCCCACGTGGCGACCATTAACCCTGCCAAGTTGGTGCGTGGCCTGGCGCGGGTGGTTGAGAGCATGGGCGTGACGATCTACGAAAACAGCCCCGTGACCCATTGGCAATCCGGCGGCCTACGCACGGCGAAGGCCGGTGTTCGTGCCGCTTGGGTGGTGCCGGCAGTGGAGGGCTACGCCAACACCTTACCGCCCCTGGGCCGTTATCAACTGCCGGTGCAAAGCCTGATCGTCGCCACCGAGCCGTTGCCGGCCAGCACCTGGGATGAAATCGGCCTGAGCCACGGCCAAGCCTTTGGCGAAAGCAGTCGCCAGGTGACCTACGGCCAGCGTTCGGCGGACAACCGCCTGGTGTTCGGCGCCCGTGGCGGCTACCAGTTTGCCGGAAAGCTACGCCACAACTTCGATCTGACTGACAGCGAAGTGGAGCTACGTCGCTACCTGTTCGGTGAGCTTTTCCCACAGCTCAAGCACGTGAAGATTACCCATTCCTGGGGCGGCAACCTGGGCATGTCGCGCAATTTCCGACCGCACATGCTGTGCGACCACAAGACCGGCATCGCACTGTCCGGCGGATATGGCGGGGAGGGCGTCGGCGCCACCAACCTGGGTGGCCGCACCCTGGCCGACCTGATCCTCGGCCGCGACACGCCGCTGACCCATCAACCCTGGGTAATCCGCGAACGCGGCCTGGACGCCCTCAAGCCCTGGGAGCCCGAACCCTGCCGCTGGCTGGGCTACAACGCGATCATTCGCAGTTTTGTCCATGAAGACCAAGTGTTGGCCAACCCCAATACCGCCCCTTGGCGCCGCAAGCTGGCGACCGGCGTGGCCGGGTTCATGGAAGGTTTCATGCACTAA
- a CDS encoding UvrD-helicase domain-containing protein, which translates to MSQQKPDLPPELRPLADMPLFKRLAARLFGHGLTRLRAQHRFSWLHGQADGFRSGHEAGVEYGYREGKADGIEEGRQVLLIRDFRPDEHRAPGVDDSLFDDWRLPLTAELKKRMKADVARLLPAHAQPSAAQWKMIFSETPSTSVIAGAGAGKSTSLVLRILLLTHYLGFELSSMTVVTFTRESRKDFINKLMEILNLWGQPLGMKEAQAVVRTFHSRILPMVRSLPGFERLQAFENLNSGFEDADSNPFDLRINDAQRQQMNACYHRLQGQHPRFRELIAPLARHGLQLKELERDHPDVQKRVAVTELAAKRDEELCDVIEDLWFRAGAWPIKGIEPNRQTVEINGAQFHCHGYIPELGAWVVLGFDSRENAQTSRPNSKLSVRAEWAVKRTLFQAFCRKPLIWLDSYESSKRLLSSLAGDATAGPGFDYKVKGELASAPLLDSFVMAAGFIENLGLDVPTAVGQMSFAKDDPDRFFFEALSIFWKALEDHLLDQSPPIMTYNRMFSLFGENTPENLKLLSDPLLRPLSHLMIDEFQDVSPQIVSWIRASLREIRSRGPAMHVGRGAQRSSLLCVGDDWQSIYGWRGSSPKYFMEFDKEFPSPSTTRVMLGENYRSHQHIIDAAEHIVRAAPAIPGKKAKASGAPKTLVPVKVLERDDAALGRQLSEHYQKGESILMLYRKSSDKLLIQEHIQSVVNVDSSLQPQARRLKQLTYHSAKGLQADAVFLLGDCQHVTSSPYKNQVYRMAGLGKAGDSEPYDNAQRDEVLRLAYVGITRAVSHCYWYVEKPEGQAVNVPRASERVDGKKAFFDDQRV; encoded by the coding sequence GTGTCGCAACAAAAGCCTGATCTTCCTCCCGAACTGCGCCCTTTGGCAGACATGCCGCTATTCAAACGCCTGGCTGCGCGCCTGTTTGGCCACGGCTTGACCCGTTTGCGCGCCCAGCACCGGTTTTCCTGGCTGCACGGGCAGGCGGACGGTTTTCGCAGCGGGCATGAGGCGGGTGTGGAGTACGGCTATCGCGAAGGGAAAGCCGATGGCATCGAAGAAGGTCGCCAGGTGCTGTTGATTCGTGACTTCCGCCCGGATGAGCACCGTGCACCGGGTGTGGATGACAGCCTGTTCGATGATTGGCGCCTGCCGCTCACCGCCGAGCTGAAGAAACGCATGAAGGCCGACGTTGCGCGATTGCTGCCGGCTCATGCCCAGCCGAGCGCGGCGCAATGGAAGATGATTTTCAGCGAGACGCCCTCGACCTCCGTGATCGCCGGGGCCGGTGCGGGTAAATCCACGTCGCTGGTGCTGCGCATTTTGCTGCTCACCCATTACCTGGGCTTTGAGCTGAGTTCGATGACGGTGGTGACCTTCACCCGCGAATCGCGCAAGGACTTCATCAACAAGCTCATGGAGATTCTCAACCTTTGGGGCCAACCCCTTGGTATGAAAGAAGCGCAAGCCGTGGTGCGGACCTTTCACTCGCGCATTCTGCCCATGGTACGCAGCCTGCCGGGCTTTGAGCGCCTGCAAGCCTTCGAGAACCTGAATTCGGGTTTTGAAGACGCTGACAGCAACCCCTTTGACCTGCGTATCAACGACGCCCAGCGCCAGCAGATGAATGCCTGCTATCACCGGTTGCAGGGGCAGCACCCGCGTTTCCGTGAGCTGATTGCGCCACTGGCGCGCCACGGGCTGCAGCTCAAGGAGCTGGAGCGCGATCATCCGGACGTGCAAAAACGCGTGGCTGTGACCGAACTGGCGGCCAAACGCGACGAAGAACTCTGCGATGTGATCGAGGACCTGTGGTTTCGCGCAGGCGCGTGGCCAATCAAGGGCATTGAACCCAACCGCCAGACCGTGGAAATCAACGGTGCGCAATTTCACTGCCATGGCTACATTCCCGAGCTGGGTGCCTGGGTGGTGCTGGGCTTCGACTCACGGGAAAACGCGCAGACCAGCCGGCCAAACTCGAAGCTGTCGGTGCGCGCAGAATGGGCGGTAAAGCGCACGTTGTTTCAAGCTTTCTGTCGTAAGCCTTTGATATGGCTAGATAGCTACGAATCATCAAAGCGCCTGCTAAGCAGCCTGGCCGGCGATGCCACCGCCGGCCCCGGCTTTGATTACAAGGTCAAAGGCGAGTTGGCTTCAGCGCCGCTGCTGGACAGTTTTGTGATGGCCGCCGGATTCATCGAAAACCTCGGCCTGGACGTACCCACCGCCGTTGGGCAGATGAGCTTTGCCAAGGATGACCCGGACCGCTTCTTCTTCGAAGCCCTGAGTATTTTCTGGAAAGCCCTGGAAGATCACTTGCTGGACCAATCGCCACCGATCATGACCTATAACCGGATGTTCTCGCTGTTTGGCGAAAACACCCCGGAAAATTTGAAGCTGCTGAGCGATCCGCTACTGCGTCCCCTGTCGCACTTGATGATCGACGAGTTCCAGGACGTTTCGCCGCAGATCGTCTCGTGGATCCGTGCCAGCCTGCGCGAGATCCGCAGCCGTGGCCCAGCCATGCATGTGGGGCGCGGGGCGCAGCGCTCATCCTTGCTGTGTGTGGGGGATGATTGGCAGTCGATCTATGGCTGGCGCGGCAGTTCGCCCAAGTACTTCATGGAGTTCGACAAGGAGTTCCCATCGCCGTCGACCACCCGCGTGATGCTGGGCGAGAACTACCGCAGCCACCAGCACATCATCGATGCGGCCGAGCACATCGTGCGCGCCGCACCGGCGATTCCTGGCAAGAAGGCCAAGGCCAGTGGCGCGCCCAAGACATTGGTGCCGGTCAAGGTGTTGGAGCGCGACGATGCGGCATTGGGGCGGCAGTTGTCGGAGCACTATCAGAAGGGTGAATCGATCTTGATGCTTTATCGAAAAAGTAGCGATAAGCTATTGATTCAAGAGCATATTCAATCTGTAGTTAATGTGGATTCTAGCTTGCAACCGCAGGCGCGCAGGTTGAAGCAGTTGACCTATCACAGTGCCAAGGGGCTTCAGGCAGACGCGGTGTTTCTGCTTGGGGATTGCCAGCATGTCACCAGCTCGCCGTACAAAAATCAGGTCTACCGCATGGCGGGCCTGGGCAAGGCTGGCGACAGCGAGCCCTATGACAATGCGCAACGGGACGAAGTGCTGCGCCTGGCGTACGTGGGCATAACCCGCGCCGTGAGCCATTGCTACTGGTACGTGGAAAAGCCTGAAGGCCAGGCCGTGAACGTGCCGAGGGCCTCGGAGCGGGTGGATGGCAAGAAGGCGTTTTTCGATGATCAGCGCGTTTAG
- a CDS encoding DUF1652 domain-containing protein, whose protein sequence is MNKVGNMNKVTFPNACQLMRWHFHPMGFEGSMDAPGSMIARLFDRASGETLIAIAGIPCATVMNAADVERIIEAVEDELESFVPPVSLRA, encoded by the coding sequence ATGAACAAGGTGGGCAACATGAACAAAGTGACGTTCCCCAACGCCTGCCAGCTGATGCGCTGGCATTTTCATCCGATGGGTTTTGAGGGCAGCATGGATGCGCCTGGCAGTATGATCGCCCGATTGTTCGACCGCGCCAGCGGCGAGACGCTGATCGCCATCGCCGGCATCCCCTGCGCCACCGTGATGAATGCCGCCGATGTGGAGCGCATCATTGAGGCAGTGGAGGATGAGCTGGAGTCGTTTGTGCCGCCGGTATCATTGCGGGCCTGA
- a CDS encoding helix-turn-helix transcriptional regulator, producing MPDIAQDDEPQQSHATRELVLRHHLCWRHRDLEGVMSYYHPDIQYHDFFQNRVVGYAELRDYLQASMPREADEAIEHSDRIRADGDTAFIQYRITLRGGHGLVSFRTSEAITVRDGLIWRVNEYASLVHEQPIQAARPSVSRLGLSPQQLGHMANDLQQYFERKQPYLDPELDLQRVSKECGYSRNQISYLLNQVLGQSFYRYVNQARLQHLLAALDKAAPPIKVDDLAFAAGFNSLSAFYSAFRQHTGQSPKAYVKQISLRARAQDSS from the coding sequence ATGCCCGACATCGCCCAAGACGATGAGCCCCAGCAGTCCCACGCCACACGCGAATTGGTGCTGCGTCACCACCTGTGTTGGCGTCATCGGGATCTGGAGGGCGTCATGTCCTACTACCATCCGGACATCCAGTACCACGACTTTTTCCAGAACCGTGTCGTCGGTTACGCCGAGCTGCGTGATTACCTGCAAGCTAGCATGCCGCGCGAGGCCGATGAAGCCATCGAGCACAGCGACCGCATCCGCGCCGATGGTGATACGGCCTTCATCCAGTACCGCATCACCTTGCGTGGCGGCCACGGCCTGGTGTCATTCCGCACCAGCGAAGCCATCACGGTGCGCGATGGGTTGATCTGGCGTGTCAATGAATACGCCTCCCTGGTGCACGAGCAACCTATCCAGGCCGCGCGGCCTTCGGTCAGCCGCTTGGGCTTGTCGCCCCAGCAATTGGGGCATATGGCCAATGACCTGCAGCAGTATTTCGAACGCAAGCAACCTTATCTGGACCCGGAACTGGACCTGCAGCGCGTCTCCAAGGAGTGCGGCTACAGTCGTAATCAGATTTCCTACCTGCTGAACCAAGTGCTGGGGCAAAGCTTCTATCGCTACGTCAACCAGGCCAGGCTCCAGCACCTGCTGGCCGCACTGGACAAGGCAGCACCGCCGATAAAGGTCGACGACCTGGCCTTTGCCGCCGGTTTCAACTCACTGTCAGCGTTCTACAGCGCATTCCGTCAGCACACGGGCCAGTCACCCAAGGCCTACGTCAAACAAATTTCCCTGCGTGCACGCGCGCAAGACAGCTCCTGA